In Bacillota bacterium, the sequence AGATTCCTTCCGGCTCGAGGGCACCGATTATTGGCTGATTCCCACCTCAGAGGTACCGGTCACAAACATCTATCGAGGCGAGATTCTCGATGGGGAACAGCTTCCCATCTACTTTACCGCATTGTCGGCTTGCTTCCGGTCGGAGGCAGGATCCCACGGTCGGGATACCCGGGGCCTAATCCGGATGCACCAGTTCAATAAGGTAGAACTGGTCAAATTTGTGCGGCCGGAAACCTCCTATGATGAACTGGAGAAGCTAACGGCCGATGCCCGGGAAGTCCTGGAGCTATTGGGTCTGCCCTATCGAGTAGTGAAGCTGTGTACCGGTGACCTGGGCTTTAGTAGTGCCATGACCTATGACATAGAGGTCTGGATGCCCAGTTATGGTCGATATGTTGAGATCTCAAGCTGCAGCAACTTCGAGGACTACCAGGCCCGTCGGGCCAATATTCGGTTCCGTCCAGAGCCGGGGGCAAAACCGGAGTTTGTCCATACCCTCAATGGCTCGGGTCTAGCCGTTGGCCGAACCCTAGCCGCGGTGATGGAAAACTACCAGCTACCCGATGGCAGCATCGAGGTACCTGAAGTCTTACGCCCCTACATGGGTGGAATGGAGATTATTAAGAGATAGCAGGATAGTGGGGATGTCGGCAAGGGTATAGCTTGCCGGCATCCCCATCCCGCCGTTTCATTGACAGTCAGCGGCGGCGAATGATATAATAATTAAGTGCTTGGAGGGGTGTCAGAGCGGTTGAATGAGGCGGTCTTGAAAACCGTTGAGGGTTTACGCCCTCCGTGGGTTCGAATCCCACCCCCTCCGCCATATTTTCTGAGTATGCCGGAAGCTGCCTGCTTCCGGTTTTTTGATCTAGTGGAAAAACCAGTAAATCCGTGCTCTGATGCACGGGACAGGTTTATTTGGTACACTAGGAGGGGTTGATCTCGATTGAGAGGACGAATATGCAATGCAATTGCGTAATATTGCTATTATAGCCCACGTAGACCACGGTAAGACTACCCTGGTTGATGGGATTCTACGTCAGACTGGGGTCTTTCGTCACCATGAGCAGGTGCAAGAGCGAGTCCTGGACTCCGACGACATTGAGCGGGAGCGGGGTATCACCATTTTTTCTAAGAACACCGCTGTTCTTTATGGTGATTACAAGATTAACATCGTCGATACTCCCGGTCACGCGGATTTCGGCGGTGAGGTAGAGCGGATCCTGGGGATGGTTGATGGAGCATTGTTGGTAGTAGATGCCTTTGAAGGTCCGATGCCCCAGACTCGGTTTGTGCTGCAGAAGGCCCTAGCCAAGAGGGTGAAGCCCCTGGTGGTGGTCAACAAGGTTGACCGCAGTGACGCTCGTCCCTACGAGGTAGTCGATGAGGTTCTGGACCTGTTCATCGATCTGGGAGCCGATGGAGACCTCCTAGAATTTCCGGTGCTCTATGCTGTGGCCCGTGCCGGGATTGTCTCTCCAGACCTCGATGAAGTTCTATCCGGTTTGGCCAGCGGACAGGGTTCCGTCCGACCTCTCCTCGATACAATTGTGCAAGAGGTACCGGCGCCCAAGGGAGACGCTGATAACCCCTTGCAGCTCTTGGTGAGTAACTTAGATTACGATCCCTACATTGGCCAGATTGCCATCGGTCGCATTCAGGAGGGGAAATTGACCCGGGGCCAGACGGTCAGCGTCGTGCGTGGAGGTACCGATAAGCTAGAGACAGCTCGTGTAGGTCAGGTTTATTCCTTTGCCAACCTGCAGCGGGTGGAAGCCGATGTGGCAGTGGCGGGAGATATTGTTGCCGTTTCTGGGATCGACAAAATCGCTATCGGCGATACCATCGCCGACGCGGATGACCCAGTACCCTTGCCTCCGGTGGAGGTAGACTCCCCGACCTTGACGATGCTCTTTCGGGTCAACGATAGTCCCTTTGCCGGCCGAGAGGGCGAATTCCTGACATCTCGTCATCTGAAAGACCGACTGGAACGAGAAACCAAGAACAACGTGGCTCTGCGCGTAAGGGCAACGGATAGCCCCGATGTCTTTGAGGTCTCGGGACGGGGAGAGCTGCATCTGTCGATTCTGTTGGAGAACATGCGCCGGGAAGGCTATGAACTGGCGGTCTCCAAGCCTATGGCAGTCACCAAAGAAACAGAAGATGGACTGTACGAGCCCCTGGAGCAGCTGGTAATTGATGTTCCCAGTGAGTTCATGGGAACAGTCATCGAGAAACTCGGGACCCGCAAGGGTGAGCTCGTTAACATGCAGCACATGGCCGATGATCGGGTGAAGTTGGAGTTTATCGTTCCCACTCGGGGCTTGATTGGCTTCAATTCTCAGTTCTTGACGGACACCAAGGGTAACGGAGTGATGTACTACAGTTTCCACGGATATGGCCCCTATCGGGGGGAAATCGTCCAGCGCACCACCGGTGCCCTGGTGGCCTGGGAGGCTGGAGTGGCTACTACCTATGCCATCAGCAACATCCAGGAACGAGGTACCCTGTTTATTCGTCCGGGAACGGAAGTTTACGAGGGAATGATCATCGGAGAGCATTCCCGAGAAGGGGATCTGGATGTGAATGTTGCCCGGCAAAGGCATGTGACCAACATCCGCTCCTCCACCAAGGAAATCGCGGTCAAGCTCGACGAGCCTCGGATCCTGACCCTTGAGGAAGCCTTGGCCTTCATTGCTGAAGACGAGTTGGTGGAGATTACCCCGAAGAGTTTGCGTTTGCGCAAGTTGATCTTGAATAAGAGCAAGCGGAACAAATAGCAAAGAAGCGAGCCCATGGATGCTGGACTCGCCTCTTCGCAGCTGCGACTCAGAGAGAATCGATTTCCCTAGTAGCCGAATCCCAAGCCACCGAAGAGTAGCAGGATCAGGACTAGAAAGACGATAAACGCGAAGGAACCATCTTTTCCGCCGAAGAATTCAGCGTTAGCAGCCATGTTTGCACCTCCAAATGAGTTGGTCAGGGAGTACATTTCATACTATGAAGAAGTGTACCGGCTTGGTCTAGGATAGGGGTACTCTTTTCAAAAAGTTGTTCCGACTGGGATTGTTCGCCGGTTTCGCTAGAATGTGATTTTGACAACAAAGGTGCCCGCGGTATAAAATAGCATTACCTGTCGCTATGCATCTGTGGGATTCGGTTGGGTTTGGAGGAAGGTGAGGACAACGACTGTAGAGACTGTAATTAGCTTTATCGCTGGCATGGGATTAGGTGGACTGCTGCTGGCAATGGCCTTAGAGGGTTCGTCACTGCCCTTTCCGGGAATGGCAGTGGTATTGGCCTTTGGATATGCCCTGCAACCGGACCTGGCTCAACTACCGATTATAGCCCTTTTGATGAGTCTAGCGTATACCGGTGCTTCCTATATTGCCTACGGCATCGGTAGGAAGATGGAGCAACAGATTCGCAAACGCTACGCCAAACCACTGGACAAAGCACAGAAGTGGTTCTGTAAATATGGCGATTGGAGCATTGCTCTGCTGCGTCCCTTTGGATTGGGGAATTATGTATCCTATATTGGTGGGATGAGCAGGGTGCATCCCGTGAAGTACGGGATCTACACTTTGATGGGGATTTATCCCTGGTCCTTGGCAATGCTCTGGCTGGGTCGTGTCTCCCGGGGAGGCGGCGAGGTAGTCAAGGAGCTGCTGTGGAGCCATCGTTGTTTGCTCGTAACGGTCCTGGCTGTCATAGTGGCAATTGGAGTGGCTGTACTCGGGACCGGAAGACCCCTGACTCGTAAGTCAAGGCCTAGACAGCCCAAGGGAAAGATAAACAGGGTCAATATAGTAGAAGCAAAGGGGGAACATTGAAGTTCCCCCTTCAGTATTTTTAGCCGGCGATGGAATCCTGAGCAGAGACCAGCTCCCAGTATTCACCCTTCCGGGCCATTAGACTTTCATGGTTGCCCTGTTCTAGAATCCGGCCTTGTCCAATCACCACGATTTCATCGGCATTGCGGATGGTAGACAGGCGGTGGGCGATGACAAAGGAAGTTCTCCCCGCCAATAGTTTCTGCAACGCCTCCTGTACCCGTTGCTCTGTGACGGTATCGACGTGGGCAGTGGCTTCGTCCAAGATCAGGATCTTGGGATCCGCCAAGAGGGCTCTGGCAAAGGAAAGCAGTTGTCTTTGTCCCGTAGAGAAGTTACTGCCCCTTTCCGTCAGCAGGGTATCGAGGGTAACCTTCTGTTGCTGGAAGGACTCCTTGAGACCAACGGTTTCCAGTGCTGCCCATAGTTCTTCGTCGGTAGCATCGGGAGCACCGAAACGAAGGTTGTCCCGTAAAGTTCCCGAGAAGAGAAAGGGCTCCTGCAATACCAGTCCGACTTGCTGACGATAGCTGCTTAACTCCCGCTCCCAGATGTCATGACCATCGACCAGGATTTGTCCCTTCTGGGGTTGGTAAAACCGACAAAGCAAGTTGATAATCGAAGTCTTACCGGCACCGGTGTGTCCGACCAAGGCGATGGTCTGCCCCGGTTGAGCTTCTAGGTTGATGTTCCTTAGGACCATCTCATCATCGGAGTACCCGAAGGTGATGTCCTTGAATTGCACGTGGCCCTTAATCTGAGGCATCGGTGGCAGCGAGGGATCTACCTCTGCTGGAGTAGAGAGAATATCGTGGATTCGTACTGCTCCCGCCAAGCCTCTTTGGATAATGCGGTAGGCCTGGGACAGTCCTCGCAAGGGACCAAAAAACTGACCGGAATAGCCGATAAAGGCAATGAGCGTCCCTACGGTAGTAGAGCCATCAAGTACCCAGCGCCCTCCAAAGAACAACAGTGCTCCTACACTCAGAAACCAGTTTAAGTCCACCAGGGGCCAGAAATAGGCGTAAACACGCAGAGCGTAGAGGCTAGCATTCAGCAGACTGGCATTGTCCCGGGCAAAGCGATCTTCGAAGTATTCCTGGGCACCAAAAGCCTGGATTACCTTCACTCCGGAGATAGTCTCCTGGGAATTAGCATTGACCACCGAGGCCTGCTCCCGGACCTCATCCTCTGCTCGGTGGATCCGATAGGATAAGAAGAACATGGCATATACCAAGAGGGGCAAAAGCGCCAGGGTAATCGCCGTGAGTCTCCAATCCAACCAGATCATTACAGCTAGGAATCCAAAGAGCCGCAGGGTTTCTATCGAAGTATTGACAACCGCATTGCTCACCAGTTCCGAGAGGGCATCCACGTCACTGGTCAGTCGAGTAACCACCTTACCCACCGGGATCTTGTCAAACCAACTTACCGGCAACACCTGAAGCTTCTTGAACAAGTCTCGGCGGATGGCGCGGATGATGTCCTGTCCTACCTTGGCCATCAGTCGTGCCCTGATGGCCGTTGTCAGGTTCGCTACAATGAATAGCCCCGTGGCCAACAGAATTAGGCGAATTAGCCCCGCCCCGTCACCTACTGCGATGTACCGATCGATGGCGATTCGGGCGAACATCGGCAGCAGGATTCCAATCACCGCGCCGACAATCATCGCGAGGATCGCGATGGATAGGGTGGATAGATGGGGGCGTAGGTAGGGATACAACTTCGTCAGGCTCCGAAAGGCGGATCTGCGATCCTGGACATAGTAATCATCTCTCACTGCCAGCCACCTCCCCTACTGCCCTAGCACCGGAAGTCTGCATCCTTTGTACATGGTATAGATGCCGGTATAAGCCCTCTTGGGCCAGTAGTTCTTGATGTGTGCCTTGCTGCACCATCTCACCATCTTCCAAGACGACAATCTGATCCGCTTCCATAGCAGTGGAAACCCTTTGGGCGATGATCACTACCGTCCTGCCGGCAAAGAGCTGTTTGAGGGCCCGATTCAGCTCGGCTTCAGTCTTCACATCTAGACTCGATGAGGAGTCATCAAAGACTAGAATCTTGGGATCCCGCAGAAGGGCTCTAGCAATGGCAACTCGTTGCCGCTCCCCTCCCGACAGGCCTATTCCTCTTTCGCCCACTTCGGTTTCATAGGCTCGGGGCAGCTTTGTGATAAAACCTTTGGCCTGGGCCACTTCCGTGGCAAAATCCAGCTGTTGTTGCTCCACCCCGTAACCCATCGTCAGGTTGTCCCGCAAAGTAGAAGAGAAGAGGAAGTTGTCTTGAAAGACAAACCCAATCTGCCGCCGCAAGGCGTCTAAGTCCCAATCCCTGACATCGATGCCGTCGATCTTGACGCTGCCGGAAGTAGCGTCATAGAACCGGGGAATCAAATTGGCTACCGTGGTCTTACCGGAACCAGTAGTTCCGAGAATACAGACCGTTTGACCCGGCTTGATTTCTAAACTGAAGTTCTTGATGGCTTCCTCATCTTCGGTATAGGAAAATCCAACGTTTTCAAAGGTAATTCTGCCTTCAACGGGTTTATCGATCTTCTTTCCGTGATTGTTTC encodes:
- the typA gene encoding translational GTPase TypA, producing the protein MQLRNIAIIAHVDHGKTTLVDGILRQTGVFRHHEQVQERVLDSDDIERERGITIFSKNTAVLYGDYKINIVDTPGHADFGGEVERILGMVDGALLVVDAFEGPMPQTRFVLQKALAKRVKPLVVVNKVDRSDARPYEVVDEVLDLFIDLGADGDLLEFPVLYAVARAGIVSPDLDEVLSGLASGQGSVRPLLDTIVQEVPAPKGDADNPLQLLVSNLDYDPYIGQIAIGRIQEGKLTRGQTVSVVRGGTDKLETARVGQVYSFANLQRVEADVAVAGDIVAVSGIDKIAIGDTIADADDPVPLPPVEVDSPTLTMLFRVNDSPFAGREGEFLTSRHLKDRLERETKNNVALRVRATDSPDVFEVSGRGELHLSILLENMRREGYELAVSKPMAVTKETEDGLYEPLEQLVIDVPSEFMGTVIEKLGTRKGELVNMQHMADDRVKLEFIVPTRGLIGFNSQFLTDTKGNGVMYYSFHGYGPYRGEIVQRTTGALVAWEAGVATTYAISNIQERGTLFIRPGTEVYEGMIIGEHSREGDLDVNVARQRHVTNIRSSTKEIAVKLDEPRILTLEEALAFIAEDELVEITPKSLRLRKLILNKSKRNK
- a CDS encoding ABC transporter ATP-binding protein: MRDDYYVQDRRSAFRSLTKLYPYLRPHLSTLSIAILAMIVGAVIGILLPMFARIAIDRYIAVGDGAGLIRLILLATGLFIVANLTTAIRARLMAKVGQDIIRAIRRDLFKKLQVLPVSWFDKIPVGKVVTRLTSDVDALSELVSNAVVNTSIETLRLFGFLAVMIWLDWRLTAITLALLPLLVYAMFFLSYRIHRAEDEVREQASVVNANSQETISGVKVIQAFGAQEYFEDRFARDNASLLNASLYALRVYAYFWPLVDLNWFLSVGALLFFGGRWVLDGSTTVGTLIAFIGYSGQFFGPLRGLSQAYRIIQRGLAGAVRIHDILSTPAEVDPSLPPMPQIKGHVQFKDITFGYSDDEMVLRNINLEAQPGQTIALVGHTGAGKTSIINLLCRFYQPQKGQILVDGHDIWERELSSYRQQVGLVLQEPFLFSGTLRDNLRFGAPDATDEELWAALETVGLKESFQQQKVTLDTLLTERGSNFSTGQRQLLSFARALLADPKILILDEATAHVDTVTEQRVQEALQKLLAGRTSFVIAHRLSTIRNADEIVVIGQGRILEQGNHESLMARKGEYWELVSAQDSIAG